Proteins encoded in a region of the Streptomyces sp. NBC_00258 genome:
- a CDS encoding bifunctional aldolase/short-chain dehydrogenase produces MAPHPEAAALLARSNRLGSDPRNTNYAGGNTSAKGTDTDPVTGGDVELMWVKGSGGDLGTLTESGLAVLRIDRLLALKDVYPGVEREDEMVAAFDYCLHGKGGAAPSIDTAMHGLVDAAHVDHLHPDSGIALACAADGEKLTAECFGDSVVWVPWRRPGFQLGLDIAAVKEANPQAVGCVLGGHGITAWGDTAEECERNSLHIIRTAEEFLAERGKDEPFGPVLEGYAALGGVERRERAAALAPVIRSLASQDRPQVGHFTDSEVVLDFLASAEHPRLAALGTSCPDHFLRTKVRPLVLDLPPTVEPAEAITRLKELHAEYREEYAAYYQRHALPDSPAMRGADPAIVLVPGVGMFSFGKDKQTARVAGEFYVNAINVMRGAEAVSTYAPIEESEKFRIEYWALEEAKLQRMPKPKPLATRVALVTGAGSGIGKAIAERLVAEGACVVIADLNSENAADVATTLGGPDKAVAVTVDVTSEEQIAEAFKAAVLAFGGVDLVVNNAGISISKPLLETTAKDWDLQHDIMARGSFLVSREAARVMIAQGLGGDVVYIASKNAVFAGPNNIAYSATKADQAHQVRLLAAELGEHGIRVNGINPDGVVRGSGIFAGGWGAQRAATYGIEEEKLGEFYAQRTILKREVLPEHVANAVFALTGGDLTHTTGLHVPVDAGVAAAFLR; encoded by the coding sequence ATGGCACCCCATCCCGAAGCCGCTGCGCTGCTGGCCCGGTCCAATCGGCTTGGCTCTGATCCGCGGAACACGAACTATGCGGGCGGGAACACCTCCGCGAAGGGCACCGACACCGATCCCGTGACCGGTGGGGACGTCGAGTTGATGTGGGTCAAGGGGTCGGGGGGCGACCTGGGGACCCTCACCGAATCCGGCCTCGCGGTGTTGCGGATCGACCGGCTGCTGGCGCTCAAGGACGTGTATCCGGGGGTCGAGCGCGAGGACGAGATGGTTGCCGCGTTCGACTACTGCCTGCACGGGAAGGGCGGGGCGGCTCCGTCGATCGACACGGCCATGCACGGGCTGGTGGACGCGGCTCATGTGGATCATCTGCATCCCGACTCCGGGATCGCGCTCGCCTGTGCGGCCGACGGGGAGAAGCTGACCGCCGAGTGCTTCGGGGACAGTGTGGTGTGGGTGCCGTGGCGTCGGCCCGGGTTCCAGCTCGGTCTTGACATCGCCGCCGTGAAGGAAGCGAATCCGCAGGCCGTCGGCTGCGTCCTCGGCGGGCACGGCATCACCGCCTGGGGCGACACGGCCGAGGAGTGCGAGCGGAACTCGCTGCACATCATCCGTACCGCCGAGGAGTTCCTCGCCGAGCGCGGGAAGGACGAGCCCTTCGGGCCGGTCCTGGAGGGGTACGCGGCTCTCGGCGGCGTCGAGCGACGGGAGAGGGCCGCCGCTCTCGCACCCGTGATCCGGTCGCTGGCCTCGCAGGACCGGCCGCAGGTGGGTCACTTCACCGACTCCGAGGTCGTGCTCGACTTCCTCGCGAGCGCCGAGCACCCGCGGCTCGCCGCGCTCGGCACCTCCTGCCCCGACCACTTCCTCCGTACGAAGGTCAGGCCGCTCGTCCTCGATCTGCCGCCGACCGTCGAGCCGGCCGAGGCGATCACCCGGCTGAAGGAACTGCACGCCGAGTACCGCGAGGAGTACGCCGCCTACTACCAGCGGCACGCCCTGCCCGACTCCCCCGCGATGCGCGGCGCCGACCCGGCGATCGTGCTCGTCCCCGGGGTCGGCATGTTCTCCTTCGGCAAGGACAAGCAGACCGCGCGGGTCGCCGGCGAGTTCTACGTCAACGCGATCAACGTGATGCGCGGAGCCGAGGCCGTCTCCACGTACGCCCCGATCGAGGAGTCGGAGAAGTTCCGCATCGAGTACTGGGCTCTCGAGGAGGCCAAGCTCCAGCGGATGCCGAAGCCGAAGCCTCTCGCCACGCGCGTGGCGCTGGTGACGGGTGCGGGCAGCGGTATCGGCAAGGCGATCGCCGAGCGGCTGGTGGCCGAGGGCGCGTGCGTGGTGATCGCGGACCTGAACTCGGAGAACGCGGCCGACGTCGCCACCACGCTCGGCGGGCCCGACAAGGCCGTCGCCGTCACCGTCGACGTGACCTCCGAGGAGCAGATCGCCGAGGCCTTCAAGGCGGCGGTGCTCGCCTTCGGCGGCGTCGACCTGGTCGTGAACAACGCCGGCATCTCCATCTCCAAGCCGCTCCTGGAGACGACGGCGAAGGACTGGGACCTCCAGCACGACATCATGGCCCGCGGCTCCTTCCTCGTCTCGCGCGAGGCGGCCCGGGTGATGATCGCGCAGGGGCTCGGCGGGGATGTCGTCTACATCGCGTCCAAGAACGCGGTCTTCGCCGGTCCGAACAACATCGCCTACTCCGCCACCAAGGCCGACCAGGCCCATCAAGTGCGGTTGCTGGCCGCCGAGTTGGGCGAGCACGGGATCCGGGTCAACGGCATCAACCCCGACGGGGTCGTGCGCGGCTCCGGGATCTTCGCGGGCGGCTGGGGTGCTCAGCGCGCGGCCACGTACGGCATCGAGGAGGAGAAGCTGGGCGAGTTCTACGCCCAGCGGACCATCCTCAAGCGCGAGGTGCTGCCCGAGCATGTCGCGAACGCCGTCTTCGCTCTGACGGGCGGCGATCTCACGCACACCACCGGTCTGCACGTCCCGGTCGACGCCGGTGTCGCCGCCGCGTTCCTCCGGTGA
- a CDS encoding rhamnulokinase: protein MKSYAAVDLGASSGRVMVGRVGPDSLELTEAHRFPNRPVRTPEGLRWDILALYAGVLDGLRAAGQVDSVGIDSWAVDYGLLDTDGALLGNPVHYRDTRTQGVAEKVWATVPAAELYAATGLQYAPFNTLYQLVAARSSSQLAHARRLLLIPDLLTYWLTGEPGTELTNASTTQLIDPRTRDWSYGVAERLGIDLGLFAPLRRPGDPAGLLRQSVLDETGLTGPVPVTTVGSHDTASAVAAVPAVGGERFAYICTGTWSLAGLELEAPVLTEASRAANFTNELGLDGTVRYLRNIMGLWLLQECVREWGDPDLGDLLSAAAEVPALRSVVDAGDAAFLAPGRMPARIADACRESGQPVPESPAEITRCILDSLALAHRRAITQAQELADHPVDVVHIVGGGTRNALLCQLTADACGLPVVSGPAEAAALGNVLVQARTHGLVGDRTSMRELLARTQQLTRYEPRGTTSAWQAAETRPAGR from the coding sequence GTGAAGTCGTACGCCGCGGTCGACCTCGGCGCGTCCAGTGGGCGCGTCATGGTCGGCCGCGTGGGCCCCGACTCGCTGGAGCTGACGGAGGCGCACCGCTTCCCGAACCGGCCGGTTCGGACGCCCGAAGGGCTGCGCTGGGACATCCTCGCGCTGTACGCGGGCGTCCTCGACGGGCTGCGGGCGGCAGGGCAGGTCGACTCGGTCGGCATCGACAGCTGGGCCGTGGACTACGGCCTGCTCGACACCGACGGGGCGCTCCTCGGCAACCCGGTGCACTACCGCGACACCCGCACCCAGGGCGTCGCGGAGAAGGTGTGGGCCACCGTGCCTGCCGCCGAGCTGTACGCGGCGACCGGGCTCCAGTACGCGCCCTTCAACACGCTGTACCAGCTGGTGGCGGCCCGCTCGTCGTCCCAACTGGCGCACGCACGCCGCCTGTTGCTCATCCCCGACCTGCTGACGTACTGGCTCACGGGTGAGCCCGGCACCGAGCTCACCAACGCCTCCACGACCCAGCTCATCGACCCGCGGACCCGCGACTGGTCGTACGGCGTCGCGGAGCGCCTCGGCATCGACCTGGGGCTGTTCGCGCCCCTGCGGCGGCCCGGGGATCCGGCGGGGCTGCTCCGGCAGAGCGTGCTGGACGAGACCGGGCTGACCGGTCCGGTCCCGGTGACGACGGTCGGCTCGCACGACACCGCCTCCGCGGTGGCCGCTGTTCCGGCCGTGGGCGGCGAGCGCTTCGCGTACATCTGCACGGGCACCTGGTCCCTGGCCGGCCTGGAACTGGAGGCGCCGGTCCTCACGGAGGCGAGCCGCGCGGCCAACTTCACCAACGAGCTCGGCCTGGACGGCACGGTCCGCTATCTGCGGAACATCATGGGCCTGTGGCTTCTCCAGGAGTGCGTACGGGAATGGGGGGACCCCGATCTGGGGGACCTCCTGTCGGCCGCGGCCGAGGTACCGGCGCTGCGGTCCGTCGTGGACGCGGGAGACGCCGCCTTCCTGGCTCCCGGCCGGATGCCGGCCCGGATCGCCGACGCCTGCCGGGAGTCGGGGCAGCCCGTGCCCGAGTCGCCCGCCGAGATCACGCGCTGCATCCTCGACTCGCTCGCCCTCGCCCACCGCCGGGCGATCACCCAGGCCCAGGAACTGGCCGACCACCCGGTCGACGTCGTACACATCGTCGGCGGCGGCACCCGCAACGCCCTCCTGTGCCAGCTGACCGCCGACGCCTGCGGCCTCCCGGTCGTCTCGGGCCCCGCGGAAGCGGCGGCCCTGGGCAACGTCCTCGTACAGGCCCGCACCCACGGCCTGGTCGGCGACCGCACCTCGATGCGCGAACTACTGGCACGCACCCAGCAGTTGACCCGCTACGAACCCCGCGGCACCACGTCGGCATGGCAGGCGGCCGAGACTCGCCCGGCAGGCCGATGA